Proteins from a genomic interval of Amphiura filiformis chromosome 9, Afil_fr2py, whole genome shotgun sequence:
- the LOC140160615 gene encoding rho-related protein racA-like isoform X3, which translates to MGVSEDYPRLRPLSYPDTDVFLLCFAVDNQESLSNITTEWLPELYHHAPGVPIILVATKIDLRKDPNSKSCISSDQGYNVAKQNNMYYMETSALKQHGIKELFHKVIDVCEICGPATRQTWETWRKRNGRFHFGRSKAYKPVPLPPIMPPADKTPWPEIETSKYGDQMATALQDPQAADVMFLVEGDKEVKCHKVILCSACNYFCSVFGISGPVEQDEEKIPFKFTWSIINRGEVAGLSSIAEIENEDGQLVTQIGISDDISLATFSHVLEFLYTGLPKLEGADGRILQELRRVSEIFYLPQLSQVVDNIVNDEASLNPSIGTYLNHRMGQRAKAMFLGKETFSDIKFNVQGTVIPAHKVMLMARCDVMAGMFGGLFAERSKEEVTLNDEDQKCFTALLEYLYTDYTPIEDSDSVGILTMADRYGQERLKNLCELYIANEIDRDVKDCIAKADIDVIELLHGAQFHNATQLANWCLHFISSNYLAFTERSEFTQLNGDNLEYIQKNRWPPVSYLEEMKEYEAKIGKKETDKKCKVM; encoded by the exons ATGGGGGTGTCG GAAGACTATCCCAGACTGCGACCTTTATCATATCCAGATACTGATGTGTTTTTACTCTGCTTCGCAGTTGATAATCAAGAATCATTGTCAAACATCACAACAGAATGGCTGCCAGAACTATATCATCATGCACCAGGCGTTCCTATCATTCTAGTTGCTACCAAAATAG ATCTTCGGAAAGATCCAAACAGCAAATCGTGTATATCATCTGACCAGGGATATAATGTggccaaacaaaataatatgtaTTATATGGAAACAAGTGCACTAAAACAACATGGTATCAAAGAACTCTTTCACAAAGTT ATTGATGTTTGTGAAATCTGTGGTCCCGCAACAAGGCAAACATGGGAAACATGGCGAAAGAGAAATGGAAGATTTCATTTTGGGAGGTCAAAGGCCTACAAACCAGTACCCCTTCCACCTATTATGCCCCCTGCAG ATAAAACACCATGGCCAGAGATCGAGACATCCAAATATGGGGACCAAATGGCAACAGCTCTTCAAGATCCACAGGCAGCAGATGTAATGTTTCTTGTAGAAGGGGACAaagaggtcaaatgtcacaagGTCATTCTGTGCAGTGCTTGTAACTACTTCTGCTCAGTTTTTGGCATTTCTGGTCCGGTTGAg CAAGATGAAGAAAAAATCCCCTTCAAATTTACCTGGTCTATCATCAACAGAGGCGAGGTTGCCGGTTTATCTTCTATAGCTGAGATTGAAAATGAAGATGGGCAACTTGTCACACAGATTGGTATCAGTGATGATATTTCCTTGGCTACATTCTCACATGTGTTGGAATTTCTATACACAG GTCTTCCCAAGCTTGAAGGTGCCGATGGTAGGATACTACAGGAACTCCGAAGAGTTTCCGAGATCTTCTACTTACCGCAACTGAGCCAGGTGGTAGATAACATAGTGAATGATGAAGCTTCCCTAAATCCCAGCATCGGCACGTATCTTAATCACAGGATGGGTCAGAGGGCAAAGGCTATGTTTCTTGGGAAAGAAACTttctctgacatcaagtttaaTGTACAAG GAACTGTTATCCCAGCACATAAAGTGATGTTGATGGCCCGATGTGACGTCATGGCAGGAATGTTTGGTGGACTGTTTGCAGAGAGGTCTAAAGAAGAG GTCACATtaaatgatgaagatcaaaaaTGTTTCACAGCACTCTTGGAGTATCTCTACACAGATTACACCCCAATAGAAGATAGTGACAGTGTGGGCATACTTACCATGGCAGATAGATACGGCCAAGAAAGACTCAAGAACTTATGTGAATTGTACATTGCCAATGAAATTGATCGAGATGTTAAAGATTGCATTGCCAAGGCTGATATTGATGTGATAGAACTTCTTCATGGAGCACAG ttCCATAATGCTACACAGCTTGCCAATTGGTGTCTTCATTTCATCTCATCAAACTACTTGGCTTTCACAGAGAGGTCAGAGTTCACTCAGCTCAATGGAGATAACCTGGAATACATCCAAAAGAACCGCTGGCCACCTGTATCTTATCTGGAAGAAATGAAAGAATATGAAGCTAAGATCggaaagaaagaaacagataAAAAATGTAAAGTCATGTAA
- the LOC140160615 gene encoding rho-related protein racA-like isoform X1 produces the protein MENIKLVAVGDGGVGKTSLLITYFTKKFPDVYTPTVLDNCIVDVTVRGKPYSVALWDTGGGEDYPRLRPLSYPDTDVFLLCFAVDNQESLSNITTEWLPELYHHAPGVPIILVATKIDLRKDPNSKSCISSDQGYNVAKQNNMYYMETSALKQHGIKELFHKVIDVCEICGPATRQTWETWRKRNGRFHFGRSKAYKPVPLPPIMPPADKTPWPEIETSKYGDQMATALQDPQAADVMFLVEGDKEVKCHKVILCSACNYFCSVFGISGPVEQDEEKIPFKFTWSIINRGEVAGLSSIAEIENEDGQLVTQIGISDDISLATFSHVLEFLYTGLPKLEGADGRILQELRRVSEIFYLPQLSQVVDNIVNDEASLNPSIGTYLNHRMGQRAKAMFLGKETFSDIKFNVQGTVIPAHKVMLMARCDVMAGMFGGLFAERSKEEVTLNDEDQKCFTALLEYLYTDYTPIEDSDSVGILTMADRYGQERLKNLCELYIANEIDRDVKDCIAKADIDVIELLHGAQFHNATQLANWCLHFISSNYLAFTERSEFTQLNGDNLEYIQKNRWPPVSYLEEMKEYEAKIGKKETDKKCKVM, from the exons ATGGAGAATATAAAATTGGTAGCAGTTGGAGATGGGGGTGTCGGTAAAACTTCCCTTCTGATTACGTACTTTACAAAAAAATTTCCTGATGTTTATACACCAACTGTATTAGACAACTGTATCGTTGATGTGACAGTCCGAGGAAAGCCGTACAGTGTGGCATTGTGGGACACCGGTGGAGGG GAAGACTATCCCAGACTGCGACCTTTATCATATCCAGATACTGATGTGTTTTTACTCTGCTTCGCAGTTGATAATCAAGAATCATTGTCAAACATCACAACAGAATGGCTGCCAGAACTATATCATCATGCACCAGGCGTTCCTATCATTCTAGTTGCTACCAAAATAG ATCTTCGGAAAGATCCAAACAGCAAATCGTGTATATCATCTGACCAGGGATATAATGTggccaaacaaaataatatgtaTTATATGGAAACAAGTGCACTAAAACAACATGGTATCAAAGAACTCTTTCACAAAGTT ATTGATGTTTGTGAAATCTGTGGTCCCGCAACAAGGCAAACATGGGAAACATGGCGAAAGAGAAATGGAAGATTTCATTTTGGGAGGTCAAAGGCCTACAAACCAGTACCCCTTCCACCTATTATGCCCCCTGCAG ATAAAACACCATGGCCAGAGATCGAGACATCCAAATATGGGGACCAAATGGCAACAGCTCTTCAAGATCCACAGGCAGCAGATGTAATGTTTCTTGTAGAAGGGGACAaagaggtcaaatgtcacaagGTCATTCTGTGCAGTGCTTGTAACTACTTCTGCTCAGTTTTTGGCATTTCTGGTCCGGTTGAg CAAGATGAAGAAAAAATCCCCTTCAAATTTACCTGGTCTATCATCAACAGAGGCGAGGTTGCCGGTTTATCTTCTATAGCTGAGATTGAAAATGAAGATGGGCAACTTGTCACACAGATTGGTATCAGTGATGATATTTCCTTGGCTACATTCTCACATGTGTTGGAATTTCTATACACAG GTCTTCCCAAGCTTGAAGGTGCCGATGGTAGGATACTACAGGAACTCCGAAGAGTTTCCGAGATCTTCTACTTACCGCAACTGAGCCAGGTGGTAGATAACATAGTGAATGATGAAGCTTCCCTAAATCCCAGCATCGGCACGTATCTTAATCACAGGATGGGTCAGAGGGCAAAGGCTATGTTTCTTGGGAAAGAAACTttctctgacatcaagtttaaTGTACAAG GAACTGTTATCCCAGCACATAAAGTGATGTTGATGGCCCGATGTGACGTCATGGCAGGAATGTTTGGTGGACTGTTTGCAGAGAGGTCTAAAGAAGAG GTCACATtaaatgatgaagatcaaaaaTGTTTCACAGCACTCTTGGAGTATCTCTACACAGATTACACCCCAATAGAAGATAGTGACAGTGTGGGCATACTTACCATGGCAGATAGATACGGCCAAGAAAGACTCAAGAACTTATGTGAATTGTACATTGCCAATGAAATTGATCGAGATGTTAAAGATTGCATTGCCAAGGCTGATATTGATGTGATAGAACTTCTTCATGGAGCACAG ttCCATAATGCTACACAGCTTGCCAATTGGTGTCTTCATTTCATCTCATCAAACTACTTGGCTTTCACAGAGAGGTCAGAGTTCACTCAGCTCAATGGAGATAACCTGGAATACATCCAAAAGAACCGCTGGCCACCTGTATCTTATCTGGAAGAAATGAAAGAATATGAAGCTAAGATCggaaagaaagaaacagataAAAAATGTAAAGTCATGTAA